The Methanobacterium sp. nucleotide sequence TGGACGACGAGGCGATTGTTGTCCAATCAACAGGATATCCTCAGGATGAAAACTTAATAGAACTTTTTTTTATACTTAAAACTTTAAAAAGCATGGGCATTAAAAAAATTAAAGTAGCAATTCCTTATTTTGGTTACGGACGGCAAGAAAGACGTTTTAAAAGCGGTGAAGCAGTTTCTGCAGTTATTATTTCAGAGCTTCTTGAAATTTCTGGTGCCGGTGAAATATTCTGCATAAATCTGCACGAAGAAAATATAGCGAAGTTTTTTAAGATTCCAGTGCACAATTTATCTGCAATGCCGCTTATTGCAAACTATATTAAAGAAACAGTTGACAATCCTGTTATTATTGCCCCAGATAAAGGGGCTCTTGGATTTGCAGGGGAAATTGCCCGGATACTTGACTGTGAGCATGATTATCTTGAAAAAATCAGAATTTCTCCAGACATGGTAAAAACAAAACCAAAAAACATTGATGTTAAAGGAAAGGAAGCTATTATAATTGATGATATAATAAGTACAGGTGGTACAATAGTTAATGCTGCCGTGATTTTAAGAGAACTGGGTGCCTCCAGGGTTATTGTGTCATGTGTTCACGGAGTACTGGTTGAAGATGCACTGCTTAAGATATTTTCAGCAGGTGTTGACGA carries:
- a CDS encoding ribose-phosphate diphosphokinase, with protein sequence MIIGGSASQKLAAKIAKELECPLIPIETRKFPDGERYIRIRGKLDDEAIVVQSTGYPQDENLIELFFILKTLKSMGIKKIKVAIPYFGYGRQERRFKSGEAVSAVIISELLEISGAGEIFCINLHEENIAKFFKIPVHNLSAMPLIANYIKETVDNPVIIAPDKGALGFAGEIARILDCEHDYLEKIRISPDMVKTKPKNIDVKGKEAIIIDDIISTGGTIVNAAVILRELGASRVIVSCVHGVLVEDALLKIFSAGVDDVVSTDTISSDVSVISVAPLIADAIKKSRGCK